One region of Solanum pennellii chromosome 6, SPENNV200 genomic DNA includes:
- the LOC107023655 gene encoding zinc finger CCCH domain-containing protein 43, which translates to MEAIQSLYMHNLSQPTLDKQYLGFDPQPPDAASFSSEPNFQNPSRDLPEVEEDDFDDDDEIALQIIFKEVQNLVLNQAFSEARAKGGVYESAMVKSGSEDEKDVRMIGEELQNLVVDQAFSEERAKGDINEGNGREEVGNEYGGNRYEDGAGWSENVNVIDVKNEKGGEVISREWGFDHDEDGDYSWSESGIVVDVENEKGGDAGSKEWGFDDYEDGDLSWTGNEIDVVNESGSKAGSKEWGFNVDGRRLSYPLRPDAVDCAYYMKTGTCQYGLNCKFNHPSRRQNQWAMEKGKQKDESEERAGLIECKYYLTEGGCKYGNACKYSHSKGKGAISPVLDFNFLGLPIRQGEKDCPFYMRTGSCKYGSSCRFHHPDPTTVTGNNPSLGYNNGVAPVQSASYSPVSSWSSPRASNETSPFVPVVYPANQGILPLSPEWNRFQAPVYPTSEKSLPTPPAFTVKDPATKTNIYSRPQPPWLVEEYPERPGQPDCSYFIKTGDCKYKSNCKFHHPKTQKSLTNPPSVLNEKGLPLRPGQAVCSFYSRYGICKYGPACKFDHPEHIDNAPPSSPRPAFYQPPFGISSASDGLRMARKGNGSGSLVHQSV; encoded by the exons ATGGAAGCCATCCAATCACTATACATGCATAACTTAAGCCAACCTACACTTGATAAACAGTATTTAGGGTTTGATCCTCAACCTCCCGACGCGGCGTCATTTTCATCGGAGCCCAATTTTCAAAACCCTAGTCGGGATCTCCCAGAAGTCGAGGAAGACGactttgatgatgatgatgagataGCGCTGCAAATCATTTTTAAGGAGGTTCAGAATCTGGTGTTGAACCAGGCGTTCAGTGAAGCGAGAGCAAAAGGAGGTGTTTATGAATCCGCTATGGTAAAATCTGGAAGTGAAGATGAGAAAGATGTGCGAATGATAGGTGAAGAGCTTCAAAATCTGGTGGTAGACCAGGCGTTCAGTGAAGAGAGAGCAAAAGGGGATATTAATGAAGGAAATGGAAGAGAGGAAGTCGGGAATGAGTACGGTGGTAATCGTTATGAAGATGGTGCTGGTTGGAGCGAAAACGTAAATGTGATTGATGTGAAAAACGAGAAAGGTGGTGAGGTGATTTCAAGGGAATGGGGATTTGATCACGATGAAGATGGTGACTATAGTTGGAGCGAAAGTGGAATTGTGGTTGATGTGGAAAATGAGAAGGGTGGTGACGCGGGTTCAAAGGAATGGGGATTTGATGACTATGAAGATGGTGACCTTAGTTGGACCGgaaatgaaattgatgtggtaaATGAGAGCGGTAGTAAGGCGGGTTCAAAAGAATGGGGATTTAATGTGGATGGGAGGAGGTTGAGTTACCCGTTAAGGCCTGATGCTGTGGATTGTGCTTATTATATGAAAACAGGGACATGTCAATATGGATTGAATTGCAAGTTTAATCACCCTTCCCGAAGACAAAATCAG TGGGCAATGGAGAAGGGCAAGCAAAAGGATGAAAGCGAGGAAAGAGCAGGGCTGATTGAATGCAAG TATTACCTAACAGAAGGAGGGTGCAAGTATGGAAATGCCTGTAAATATAGTCATAGTAAGGGGAAGGGTGCAATCTCACCTGTTCTGGATTTTAACTTTCTTGGCCTGCCAATTCGACAG GGAGAGAAGGATTGCCCTTTCTACATGCGCACTGGGTCCTGCAAGTATGGATCCAGTTGCAGGTTTCATCATCCTGATCCTACTACAGTGACTGGAAACAATCCTTCCCTTGGATACAACAATGGTGTAGCTCCAGTACAAAGTGCCTCCTATTCACCAGTGTCTTCTTGGTCTTCACCACGAGCATCGAATGAGACATCTCCTTTTGTACCAGTGGTATATCCAGCAAACCAAGGCATTCTTCCTCTAAGTCCAGAATGGAACAGGTTTCAG GCCCCGGTCTATCCAACCTCAGAGAAGAGCCTACCTACTCCTCCAGCTTTTACTGTGAAGGATCCAGCAACTAAGACAAACATCTATTCCCGACCTCAACCACCGTGGCTTGTTGAAGAATACCCTGAACGTCCAGGTCAACCTGATTGCAGTTACTTCATTAAAACAGGAGATTGTAAATATAAGTCTAACTGCAAATTTCATCATCCGAAGACTCAAAAATCATTGACAAACCCTCCGAGTGTTCTCAATGAAAAGGGCCTGCCACTAAGACCA GGCCAAGCTGTCTGTTCATTCTATAGCCGTTACGGGATTTGCAAGTATGGACCTGCCTGTAAGTTTGATCATCCCGAACATATTGACAACGCACCACCGTCTTCTCCTCGGCCTGCTTTTTATCAGCCTCCATTTGGCATTTCTTCTGCATCAGATGGCTTGAGGATGGCGAGGAAAGGAAATGGAAGTGGCTCTCTAGTACATCAGTCTGTCTAA
- the LOC107023397 gene encoding 60S ribosomal protein L17-1-like, with product MVKYSNEPENPTKSCKARGSDLRAHFKNTRETAHALRKMPLNKAKSYLEDVLAHKQAIPFTRFCRGVGRTAQAKNRHSNGQGRWPVKSAKFILDLLKNAESNAEVKGLDVDSLYITHIQVNQAQKQRRRTYRAHGRINPYMSHPCHIELVLSEKEESVKKEPETQLAPRKTKASS from the exons ATG GTGAAGTATTCGAATGAACCAGAGAACCCAACCAAAT CTTGCAAAGCTAGGGGTTCGGATCTCAGAGCTCATTTCAAG AATACTAGAGAAACAGCGCATGCCCTTAGGAAGATGCCTTTGAACAAGGCAAAGAGCTACTTGGAGGATGTTCTTGCCCATAAACAAGCCATCCCCTTCACCCGCTTTTGTCGCGGGGTTGGTCGTACTGCTCAGGCAAAGAATCGCCACTCGAATGGACAAGGACGTTGGCCTGTCAAATCTGCAAAGTTTATCCTCGATTTGCTAAAAAATGCTGAGAGCAATGCTGAA GTTAAAGGCTTGGATGTGGATTCACTTTACATTACTCACATCCAAGTAAACCAAGCACAGAAACAGAGGCGCCGTACATACCGTGCTCATGGAAGAATCAATC CTTATATGTCTCATCCGTGCCATATCGAGTTGGTATTGTCTGAAAAGGAAGAATCTGTTAAGAAAGAG CCTGAGACTCAATTGGCTCCCAGGAAGACGAAGGCATCTTCTTGA
- the LOC107023398 gene encoding 60S ribosomal protein L17-1-like, whose amino-acid sequence MVKYSNEPENPTKSCKARGSDLRAHFKNTRETAHALRKMPLNKAKSYLEDVLAHKQAIPFTRFCRGVGRTAQAKNRHSNGQGRWPVKSAKFILDLLKNAESNAEVKGLDVDSLYITHIQVNQAQKQRRRTYRAHGRINPYMSHPCHIELVLSEKEESVKKEPETQLAPRKTKASS is encoded by the exons ATG GTGAAGTATTCGAATGAACCAGAGAACCCAACCAAAT CTTGCAAAGCTAGGGGTTCGGATCTCAGAGCTCATTTCAAG AATACTAGAGAAACAGCGCATGCCCTTAGGAAGATGCCTTTGAACAAGGCAAAGAGCTACTTGGAGGATGTTCTTGCCCACAAACAAGCCATCCCCTTCACCCGCTTTTGTCGCGGGGTTGGTCGCACTGCTCAGGCGAAGAATCGCCACTCAAATGGACAAGGACGTTGGCCTGTCAAATCTGCAAAGTTTATTCTGGATTTGCTCAAAAATGCTGAGAGTAATGCTGAA GTTAAAGGTTTGGATGTGGATTCACTTTACATTACTCACATCCAAGTAAACCAAGCACAGAAACAGAGGCGCCGTACATACCGTGCTCATGGAAGAATCAATC CTTATATGTCACATCCTTGCCATATCGAGCTGGTATTGTCTGAGAAGGAAGAATCTGTTAAGAAAGAG CCTGAGACTCAGTTAGCCCCCAGGAAGACAAAGGCATCTTCTTGA
- the LOC107021843 gene encoding mitochondrial pyruvate carrier 1-like, whose translation MSYFRAFLNSPVGPKTTHFWGPMANWGFVISGVMDSQKPPDAISGNMTSVLCVYSLLCMRFAWMVRPRNYLLLACHASNESVQLYQLSRWLKHQRYLSQKEESVSS comes from the exons ATGAGTTACTTCCGGGCATTCTTGAACAGTCCTGTTGGCCCTAAAACAACTCACTTTTGGGGTCCTATGGCCAACTGGGGCTTTGTCATTTCT GGAGTGATGGATTCACAGAAGCCCCCTGATGCAATATCTGGCAATATGACTTCAG TGCTATGTGTATATTCACTTTTATGTATGAGATTTGCATGGATGGTACGTCCTCGCAATTATCTTCTTCTGGCTTGCCATGCTTCAAATGAGTCAGTGCAGCTCTATCAACTCTCACGTTGGCTAAAGCATCAGCG GTACTTGTCTCAGAAGGAAGAGAGCGTTTCTTCATGA
- the LOC107021221 gene encoding pentatricopeptide repeat-containing protein At1g07590, mitochondrial: protein MNFISILRKQRITSAIHQTIVISLSKQTIHSCQVYCLKTSDATFTSEKSESEKEERLVDQGMVATRNSLSQRIESVPIGESVGSTFQSWMGDGLPIHRGDIFHTMNRLRKLKLNKRALEVMEWVIRERPYRPKELDYSYLVEFTSKLHGISQAESLFSRIPSEFQNELLYNNLILGCLDRGLIRLSLAYMKKMRELDHPISYLVFNHLIILHSSPSRKKFIPKILTQMKADKVTPHVSTFNILLKIEANQHNIEGLLKVFSDMKRAKVEPNEVSYCILANAHAVARLYTVCETYTEAIEKSATGQNWSTLDILVILYGYLGKRNDLERTWGFILELSHVRSKSYVLAIEAFGRIGDLCRAEELWSAMKSRSSLKSNEQFNSLIAVYCRHGHITKATALYKEMEKSGCKPNAITYRHLALGCLRAGLIKEAIKTLQLGMDMETSIKVKRSTPWLETTLSIVEIFADNGDVENAEKLFEELKKANYTRYTFVYNALIKAYVKGKVYDPNLLKRMILGGARPDSESYSLLKVIDQLRT from the exons ATGAACTTCATATCCATTCTGCGGAAACAGAGGATCACTAGTGCAATTCATCAAACAATTGTTATATCTTTGTCCAAACAAACTATTCATTCATGTCAAGTTTATTGTTTGAAAACATCGGATGCAACTTTTACTTCAGAGAAGTCAGAATCAGAAAAGGAAGAAAGGTTGGTCGATCAGGGAATGGTGGCAACAAGGAACAGCTTAAGTCAAAGAATTGAAAGTGTACCCATAGGAGAGTCCGTTGGATCCACTTTCCAAAGCTGGATGGGTGATGGTTTACCTATTCATAGAGGTGACATTTTCCACACTATGAATCGTTTGCGCAAACTCAAATTGAACAAGCGTGCTCTTGAG GTGATGGAATGGGTTATAAGAGAGAGACCATACAGACCAAAGGAACTAGATTACTCATATTTAGTAGAATTCACTTCTAAGCTTCATGGGATATCACAAGCTGAAAGCCTATTCTCACGAATTCCGTCTGAGTTCCAAAATGAGTTGCTCTACAACAATCTTATACTTGGATGCTTGGACAGAGGACTGATCAGGCTTTCACTAGCATATATGAAGAAAATGAGAGAACTGGACCATCCCATATCTTATTTGGTGTTCAATCATCTCATCATTCTCCATTCCTCCCCAAGCCGCAAGAAGTTCATTCCTAAAATCTTGACGCAGATGAAAGCCGATAAGGTTACTCCACATGTTTCAACCTTTAATATTCTGCTCAAGATAGAAGCAAATCAACACAATATTGAAGGCCTGTTGAAAGTTTTTAGTGACATGAAGAGAGCAAAAGTTGAACCGAATGAGGTATCTTACTGTATATTGGCCAATGCACATGCTGTGGCTAGATTGTATACAGTTTGTGAGACCTATACTGAAGCTATTGAGAAATCTGCAACTGGACAAAACTGGTCTACATTGGACATTCTGGTCATACTCTACGGATATCTGGGAAAGCGGAATGATTTAGAGAGGACATGGGGTTTCATTCTGGAGCTTTCCCATGTTAGGTCTAAGAGTTATGTCCTGGCGATCGAAGCATTTGGTAGGATTGGAGATCTCTGTCGAGCTGAAGAGCTGTGGTCCGCAATGAAATCAAGGAGTTCTTTGAAGTCAAATGAGCAGTTCAATTCGCTAATAGCTGTATATTGTAGACATGGACATATTACCAAAGCCACTGCATTGTATAAGGAGATGGAGAAAAGTGGGTGCAAGCCAAATGCCATTACTTATCGGCATCTTGCTCTTGGTTGCTTGAGAGCGGGATTAATTAAGGAGGCCATCAAAACTCTTCAATTGGGGATGGATATGGAAACAAGCATAAAGGTGAAAAGATCAACTCCATGGTTGGAAACTACTCTTTCAATAGTTGAAATATTTGCAGATAATGGTGATGTAGAGAATGCTGAAAAGTTGTTTGAAGAACTGAAGAAAGCGAATTATACTAGGTATACCTTTGTATACAATGCGTTAATCAAGGCGTATGTTAAGGGGAAGGTATATGATCCAAATCTTCTTAAAAGAATGATTCTTGGAGGGGCTAGGCCAGATTCTGAGTCCTATAGCCTTTTGAAAGTTATTGACCAACTTCGAACGTGA
- the LOC107023596 gene encoding 3-oxoacyl-[acyl-carrier-protein] reductase 4-like → MATLTFNSVAATSKFRSSVAAANSSVRRQLSHVRLPSSPIQPSSVLQCRWSSSSSSGVRAQVTTTEQAGVKAAAKVEAPVVIVTGASRGIGKAIALALGKAGCKVLVNYARSSKEAEEVSKEIEACGGEALAFGGDVSKEEDVESMMKTVVDRWGTVDILINNAGITRDTLLMRMKKSQWQEVIDLNLTGVFLSTQAAAKIMMKKKKGRIINISSVVGLVGNAGQANYSAAKAGVIGLTKSVAKEYASRNITVNAIAPGFIASDMTAQLSEDIEKKLLQSIPLGRYGQPEDVAGLVEFLALSPAASYITGQVLTIDGGMVM, encoded by the exons ATGGCTACTCTCACCTTCAATTCCGTCGCCGCCACCTCCAAATTCCGATCCTCCGTCGCCGCCGCAAACTCCTCCGTCCGTCGCCAGCTGTCACATGTCCGCCTTCCGTCTTCTCCTATTCAGCCATCATCTGTCTTGCAGTGCCGCTGgtcttcttcctcctcttcaG GTGTGAGAGCTCAGGTGACAACCACTGAACAAGCTGGAGTTAAGGCTGCTGCAAAAGTTGAAGCTCCGGTTGTTATTGTCACTGGAGCTTCAAGAGGAATAGGGAAGGCAATTGCGTTGGCTTTGGGAAAGGCTGGTTGTAAG GTCCTTGTGAACTATGCCAGATCTTCAAAGGAGGCAGAAGAAGTTTCCAAAGAG ATTGAAGCATGTGGTGGCGAAGCCTTGGCTTTTGGAGGCGACGTTTCGAAAGAAGAAGATGTAGAGTCCATGATGAAAACT GTGGTTGATCGATGGGGAACAGTTGATATCTTGATCAATAATGCAG gTATCACGCGTGATACCTTGTTGATGAGAATGAAGAAGTCTCAGTGGCAGGAGGTTATTGATTTGAATCTTACAGGAGTTTTTCTCTCCACACAG GCTGCAGCTAAAATcatgatgaaaaagaaaaag GgaagaatcatcaacatatctTCTGTTGTTGGTTTAGTTGGCAATGCCGGGCAAGCCAACTATAGTGCTGCTAAAGCAGGAGTCATTGGCTTAACCAAGAGTGTTGCAAAAGAATATGCCAGCAGGAATATTACT GTTAATGCTATTGCCCCTGGATTTATTGCATCAGATATGACTGCCCAGCTAAGTGAAGACATTGAGAAGAAACTTTTACAAAGTATTCCGTTGG GACGCTATGGTCAACCTGAAGATGTTGCTGGACTAGTGGAATTCCTAGCACTCAGTCCCGCAGCCAGCTATATTACTGGACAG GTTTTGACTATCGATGGTGGGATGGTAATGTAG